The Chitinophagales bacterium genome has a segment encoding these proteins:
- a CDS encoding rRNA pseudouridine synthase, giving the protein MSKKTSNKKTNYHKSKSKKKDEFAQHIEQTVKKFKEPREKKEPGSNEVRLNKFIANGGIAARRKADELIKEGAVSVNGKVVLEPGFKIKSKDKVTYNGKVVEGEKLYYVLLNKPKGVITTTSDEKDRKTVMDIVDIRKNVRLFPVGRLDRNTTGLLLITNDGDLSQQLAHPSSKITKVYQAELDKPLTEADLNKIKAGLTLEDGLVEVDEVAYTLPRGDDRHVGIELHVGKNRIVRRIYEHLGYEVKKLDRVLYAGLTKKNLPRGKWRFLTEKEVIFLKYFISKKK; this is encoded by the coding sequence GTGAGCAAGAAAACATCGAACAAGAAGACCAATTATCATAAGTCTAAATCAAAAAAGAAAGATGAATTTGCTCAGCACATAGAGCAAACAGTTAAGAAATTTAAAGAACCAAGAGAGAAAAAAGAACCTGGATCTAATGAAGTTAGATTGAATAAGTTTATTGCTAATGGCGGAATTGCTGCTAGAAGAAAAGCAGATGAGTTAATTAAAGAAGGTGCAGTTAGTGTAAACGGAAAAGTAGTATTAGAACCTGGATTTAAAATCAAATCTAAAGACAAAGTTACTTACAATGGCAAAGTTGTAGAAGGAGAGAAGTTGTATTATGTGCTTTTAAATAAACCAAAAGGTGTTATTACTACTACTAGTGATGAAAAAGACAGAAAAACAGTAATGGATATTGTTGACATTCGCAAGAATGTGCGTCTTTTTCCTGTTGGTCGATTAGATAGAAATACAACAGGGTTGTTGTTGATTACTAACGATGGAGATTTGTCGCAACAGTTGGCACATCCTAGTAGCAAAATTACCAAAGTCTATCAAGCAGAATTAGATAAACCATTAACCGAAGCCGACTTAAATAAAATTAAAGCAGGTTTAACTTTAGAAGATGGCTTAGTAGAAGTAGATGAAGTAGCTTATACTTTACCACGAGGCGATGACAGACATGTTGGTATTGAATTACATGTAGGCAAAAACAGAATTGTAAGAAGAATATATGAGCATTTAGGTTACGAAGTAAAAAAACTAGATAGAGTACTTTACGCTGGATTAACTAAGAAAAATCTACCACGAGGCAAATGGCGTTTCCTTACAGAAAAAGAAGTTATCTTTTTAAAATATTTTATCTCGAAGAAGAAGTAA
- the scpB gene encoding SMC-Scp complex subunit ScpB, translated as MEDLQINIEAIIFASEQPVSVQELCLFLNKLQEENDYDETFIEGIVQVIIEKYQNEMFPFEVGKVGGGYQFLTKGKLHEAVSSYLNRNTVKRLSQAALETLSIIAYKQPVTKTIIETIRGVNADYTVQKLIELELIEIAGRSEEVGKPLLYKTTPLFLDYFGINGLEELPKLREFEEIQNQIGEQENIEQEDQLS; from the coding sequence ATGGAAGATTTACAAATCAATATAGAAGCCATTATTTTTGCTTCAGAACAACCTGTTTCTGTACAAGAACTCTGCTTGTTTCTCAATAAGCTTCAAGAAGAAAATGATTATGATGAAACTTTTATAGAAGGCATAGTACAAGTCATCATAGAGAAGTATCAAAATGAAATGTTTCCTTTTGAAGTTGGCAAAGTAGGTGGTGGTTATCAGTTTTTAACCAAAGGAAAGTTGCACGAAGCCGTTTCTAGTTATTTGAATAGAAATACAGTAAAAAGATTGTCGCAAGCAGCTTTAGAAACACTGTCTATTATTGCGTATAAACAGCCAGTTACTAAAACCATTATAGAAACTATTCGTGGTGTAAATGCAGATTATACCGTTCAGAAATTAATAGAATTAGAGTTAATTGAAATTGCAGGAAGAAGCGAAGAAGTTGGCAAACCATTATTGTATAAAACAACGCCATTGTTTTTAGATTATTTTGGAATTAATGGTTTAGAAGAATTGCCAAAATTGAGAGAATTTGAAGAAATACAAAACCAAATAGGTGAGCAAGAAAACATCGAACAAGAAGACCAATTATCATAA
- a CDS encoding IS1634 family transposase: MSFLRIEKKSSGTYLRILESYRNDEGKSKHKILHTLGKVEDYKPAQLRAIGIQLFELGGGEVKALLTSDLLELGRYNYGYQYLYQKVLQHYGLQDVFRRIASKNKLQFNFSDAVLLMLLERLQDPCSKHQNYLHQSEYLNLPTVSLHHLYRTLDKLADNQSLIQQQIFQTGRDLFNQKLDVVFYDVTTLYFESEVEQQGKLRQKGFSKDGKIGNTQILFCMLIDTDKNPIGYQIFEGNTYEGHTFEKALIDLKKQYQIEKIIMVADRGMLSKHNIEITKNNGYEFILGERIKSLPKTLQTELTDLASFTKQWIYHDTTGEAIVITYKTVEHDGKTIIVTHSQKRAKKDKQDREDKEATAKILLKNTALITKKASRFYIQQNPKGSYELNEQKLINDAKYDGILAISTNNKTLTATQVLEQYKQLYKIEHTFRTFKAHLEIRPMFHWTDKRIKGHICLCYIAYTLLNYTLQRTNKSGLKLTENTLRTTLNKMQVSLLQHNKEQIYVRSRPTENEIALQRAIGLMPLQPIIPKDKLTL; encoded by the coding sequence ATGTCATTTTTGCGGATAGAGAAAAAATCATCAGGCACGTATTTGCGTATCTTAGAAAGCTATCGAAATGATGAGGGCAAATCAAAGCACAAAATATTACACACACTTGGCAAAGTAGAAGATTATAAACCAGCCCAATTGCGAGCCATCGGTATCCAATTATTTGAGTTAGGTGGTGGCGAAGTAAAGGCATTGCTAACTAGCGATTTGTTAGAATTAGGCAGATACAATTATGGCTATCAATACCTCTACCAAAAAGTATTACAGCATTATGGTTTGCAAGATGTGTTTCGCAGAATAGCCTCAAAAAACAAACTACAATTTAATTTTTCGGATGCTGTTTTGTTGATGCTTTTAGAGCGATTACAAGATCCGTGTAGTAAACATCAAAATTATCTACATCAGTCGGAATATCTTAATTTGCCTACTGTTTCGCTACATCACTTGTATCGAACTTTAGATAAATTAGCCGACAATCAATCGCTCATTCAACAACAAATTTTCCAAACAGGCAGAGATTTATTTAATCAAAAATTGGATGTTGTATTTTATGATGTAACCACTTTGTATTTTGAAAGTGAAGTAGAACAACAAGGCAAACTTAGGCAAAAAGGATTTAGTAAAGATGGCAAAATAGGAAACACACAAATCTTGTTTTGTATGCTCATAGATACTGATAAAAATCCGATTGGTTATCAAATTTTTGAAGGCAATACCTACGAAGGACATACTTTTGAAAAAGCATTAATCGATTTAAAAAAACAATATCAAATAGAAAAAATAATTATGGTAGCAGATAGAGGTATGTTATCGAAACATAACATCGAAATTACCAAAAACAATGGCTACGAATTTATACTTGGCGAACGCATCAAAAGTTTACCTAAAACATTACAAACCGAGCTTACCGATTTAGCTTCTTTTACCAAACAATGGATATACCATGATACAACTGGCGAAGCCATTGTAATTACATATAAAACCGTAGAACACGATGGTAAAACAATCATCGTAACACACAGCCAAAAACGAGCAAAAAAAGACAAACAAGATAGAGAAGACAAAGAAGCTACAGCTAAAATACTATTAAAAAATACAGCTCTAATTACCAAAAAAGCAAGTAGGTTTTATATACAACAAAACCCAAAAGGCAGCTATGAACTGAATGAACAAAAACTAATAAACGATGCAAAGTACGATGGCATTTTGGCTATTAGCACCAACAACAAAACCCTTACAGCAACACAAGTATTAGAACAATACAAACAACTTTATAAAATAGAACACACCTTTAGAACCTTTAAAGCACACTTAGAAATAAGACCCATGTTTCATTGGACAGACAAACGAATTAAAGGACATATTTGTTTATGCTATATCGCTTATACACTATTAAACTACACACTACAAAGAACCAATAAAAGCGGACTAAAACTCACAGAGAATACGCTAAGAACTACGCTAAATAAAATGCAAGTAAGCTTGTTACAACACAATAAAGAGCAAATCTATGTACGTTCAAGACCAACAGAAAACGAAATTGCACTTCAAAGAGCAATAGGTTTAATGCCATTACAACCCATCATTCCAAAAGACAAACTAACACTATAA